GCTCACCGGCGACCACCAGAGCGCCGGGGACGAGCCGGGGGCCGCGGGGGTCTTCGACCTCGACGCGCTGACGCTCATCGAAACCGCGGCGCGCCTTCGCGACGAGGGGCGCCTCGGCTCGGGAGCGGCGCTCTCCTCGCCGCCGCGCTGGCTGATCGGGGCGGTCGAGAACCCGGCCGCTCCCCCGCTCGCCTTCCGCCCCGAGCGCGCGGCGCGCAAGGTCGCCGCCGGTGCGCAGTTCCTCCAGACCCAGTTCGTCTTCGACGTCCCGCTCTTCGCCGAGTTCCTCGGCCGCCTCGGGGACCTCGGCGCCCTCGAGCGCTGCGCCGTGCTCGCCGGCGTCGGCCCGGTGCGCTCGCGGCGGATGCTCGAGCGCCTCCGCCACGGGATCCCCGGCGTCGTCGTCCCCCCCTCATTCGCGGCGCGCTTCGACGGCGTCCCCGACGCCCGCTTCGCGGAGGCGGGGATCGCGTACTGCGCCGAGACGGTCGCCGCGCTGCGCTCGCTCCCGGGGATCGGGGGCATCCACCTCATGGCCTTCTCCTGGGAAGAGGCGATCGTCGAGGTCCTCGAGCGCGTCGGCCTCGCGGCGCGCGAGCCCGAGGCGGTGGCGCAGTGAACATCGACCTCCGCCTGGACGGCGCGGCGCGCCGCGGGGTCGGAGAGGGGATCGAGGCGGCCGCCGCGGCGCTGCGTGCCGTCGAGTCCGGCGCCCTCGACCCGACGCGGGCACGCGTCGTCGGCGACTGGGTGCAGTACAAGCAGAACTTCCGCGAGCCGGTGATGGCGCGGCCGGTCCTCGGCCACAAGGAGGAGGAGCTCGAGCTCGCCTTCGACCTCCGGCGCGCGGACGCCTCCCTCCTCGACGGCCAGATCGCCGCCGCCCTCGCCATCGACGACAGCGAGGCGGCGTGGCTCGAGGACTTCGGCCCCGTCTCGCGCAGCGTCCTGTGGCGCTTCAACGCCCTCTACTGGGGGGAGCTCGCGCTCTGGGAGGAGGCCTCGGGGCGCGCCTACGCGCAGACCCTCCCCGGCGGCGAGAGCGCGGCGACCAAGAGCGAGGCGGCGCGTGCCGTCGTCCTCGAGCTCTTCCGCGTCTTCGACGCGCTCGCCGAGCGCCGCGCCCTCCCCGAGCACCTCACCGTGCTCGAGATCGGGGTCGGCAACGGCGAGCAGGCGCGGGTCTGGCTCGAGGAGTTCCGCCGCGCCGACGCAGAGCACGGCCGCGAGTACTACCGCCGCCTGCAGTACCTGATGGCCGACTACTCGACCCATGTCCTCGACCTCGCCCGCCAGACCGTCGCCGAGCACCGCGACAAGGTCTCCACCCTCGCGCTCGACGCCGCCCACCCCCGCGAGACGCTCCGCTTCCTCGACGGCGAGGTCTTCTTCGTCTACATCTCGAACGTCTACGACAACCTCCCGACCGACGAGCTCGCCTGCCTCGACGGCGAGCTACACCAGGTCGAGGTGCGCGCCCACCTCCCCGGCGCCGACGTGCGCGCCCTCGCCGAGACGCTCGGGATGGAGCCCCACTGGGTGGAGGGGCTCGTCGCGCGCCTCGTCACCCTCGGCCCCCGCCTCCTCTCCCAGACGATGCCGTCGGTGTTCGCCGACGCGGCCGCGGCGACGACCTTCTGGCGCGAGGTGTGGTCGCGGCTGCGCCTCGCCGAGCGCTACCGCCCCCTCGGCCCGCTCGACCGCTACCTCCTCTGCGAGGAGCTCACGGGGGAGCTCATCGAGCCGCTCACCGCCGGCCAGGGCGACGTTCGCTTCCACGCCTCCAACGGGGCGGTGTCGAGCTTCCTCGACACCCTGCCGCTGCTCAACCCGTACGGCTTCCTCACCTGCCACGACCTGTTCGTCACCGACCTCGCGCAGTACCGGAGCGCCTTCCGCGGCCCCGGAAAGTACGACGGCTCGGTCGTCAACTGGGTGAACGGGCCGGTGCTCAGCGCCGCGGCGAGCCGTCGCGGCTACCACGTCACCTTCGAGCCCTTCGCGCACGGCTCGCGCTCGCCGATCGTGACGGCCGTCGCACGGGCACGCGATTGAGCACCGCGGCCGACCCCGCAGGGCCCGGCGAGGGCGCGGCGCCGGCCGGCGCGCCGCGCCTGTTGCGCACCGCGGTCGTCGGCTCCTACTCGGTGCCGGAGTGGCTCGGGCGGGTGAAGACCGACTTCCACCTCGGCAGGGCCTCCCCCGAGCTCCTCGGGGAGATCAACGAGATGGCGATCAAGGCCGCCCTCATCGACCAGCTGCACGCCGGGATCGACGTCGTCTCCGACGGCGAGTACCGCCGCGACAACGACATGGACCACTTCGTCGAGCGCCTCCCCGGCGTCGCCCTCACCGGGCCGCCGAAGACCTACTACTTCGACTACCTCGAGGCCGCGGCCCGCTCGCGCCTCCCCGAGCCCGACGACTTCGGCGGCTTCGGCCTCGTCGACCACCTCGCCTTCATGCAGGGCCTCACCGACCACGAGGTCACGGTCTCGATGCCCGGCCCCTTCTCTCTCTCGCGGCGGATCGCCAATGAGGCCTATCCCGACGAGGGGGCGCTCGTCCAGGCCCTCGCCCGCCTCCTCGGCGCCGAGGCGCGCCGGCTGGAGGCGGCCGGGGCGACGCGCCTGCAGATCGACGAGCCCTTCCTCGCCGGCTACCCCGAGGCGGTGCGGGTGGCGATCGCCGGGCTGAACACCCTCACCGAGGGGATCACCGCGCGCGTCGCCCTGCACGTCTGTTACGGCAACCGCTACGCCCGCCCCGCCTGGGAGGGGCACTACGACTTCCTCTTCCCGACGGTGCTCGGGGCGCACGTCGACGAGCTCGTCCTCGAGTTCGCCCGCAAGGGCCTCGACGACCTCGCGCTCTTCCGCCCCGAGCCGGAGCGCTTCGTCGTCGGCTGCGGGGTGATCGACGTGAAGAGCCGCGAGGTGGAGAGCGCCGAGACCGTCGCCGGGCGCCTCCGCCAGGCGCTGCGCACCGTCCCCCCCGAGCAGCTGGCGGTGAACCCCGACTGCGGCCTGCGCCACCTCCCCGTGGCCGTCGCCCGCGCCAAGCTCGAGGCAATGGTGAAGGGCGCGGCCATCGTGCGCGCCGAGCTCGGCGGTGCGGAGACCGCCCCCGAGGAGCCGCTCCCGCACCGCGTCGGGATCCTCGGCGGGGAGCCGTCGTGAGCAGCCGCGAGCGCCACCTCGTCCTCACGATCACCTGCACGGACCGCACGGGGCTGATCTACGAGATCGCCGGCGAATTCTCGACGCGCGGCTGGAACATCGACGACAGCCAGCAGTTCGCCGACCCACTGACGCACACCTTCTTCATGCGCGTCGAGGCGAGCAGGGTGGCCGCCGACGGCGAGGTGGAGGCGCTCGAGCAGGCGCTCCGGGCGCGCGCCGCGGCGGGCAGCATGATCGTCGGCCTCTACGACGCCGAGGCCCGCCAGCGCCTCCTCATCCTCGTCAGCCGCATCGGCCACTGCCTGAACGACCTGCTCTTCCGCCAGGCCACCGGGCAGCTGCACGCCGACGTGGCGGCGGTCGTCTCGAACCACCCCGACCTCGGCCCGGTCGCCCGCGCCAACGGCGTCGCCTTCCACCACCTCCCCGTCGGCCCCGACAACCGGGCCGAGCAGGAGGCCGAGATCCTCGCCCTCGTCGACAAGCTGCAGGTCGACCTCGTCGTCCTCGCCCGCTACATGCAGATCCTCTCGCCCTCCCTCGTCGAGGCGCTCGCCGGGCGGGCGATCAACATCCACCACTCCTTCCTCCCCTCCTTCAAGGGCGCCAACCCCTACCGGCAGGCCTTCGAGCGCGGCGTGAAGGTGATCGGCGCGACCGCGCACTTCGTGACGAGCGACCTCGACGAGGGGCCGATCATCGAGCAGGAGGTGACGCGCGTCGACCACCGGATGTCCCCGGCGCGCCTCGCCGCCCTCGGCCAGGCGAACGAGTCCGCCGCGCTCGCGCGCGCGGTCACCTGGCAGCTCGAGCACCGCGTCTTTCTGAACGGCAACCGCGCGGTCGTCTTCCGGTGAGCGCCGAGAGCCCGCTCCTCGCGGCCGCCCGCGGCCCGGGCCTCGCCGTCACCGCCGAGCTCGGTCCGCCGCGCGACCCGGACCCCGAGCCGCTGCGGCGGGCGGCGCGGGCGCTGTCCGGGCTCGTCGACGCCGTGAACGTCACCGACAACCAGGCGGCGACGGTGAAGTGCTCGGCGCTCGCGAGCTCGGCCTTCCTCCTCGCCGAGGGCGTCGCGCCGATCCTGCAGATGACGACGCGGGACCGCAACGTGCTCGCGCTGCAGGGCGACCTCCTCGGCGCGCACGCCCTCGGCGTGCGCGCCGTGCTCGCCCTCTCGGGGGACCCGCTCTCGGTGGGCCCCTACGGCGAGCTCACGAGGGCGGTCTCGGACTTCGACTCCCTCGGCCTCATCGCGCTCATCGCCGCGATGAACAAGGGCCGCCTGTACGCCGGTGAGGAGCTCACCACGCCGACCGCCTTCACCGTCGCCGCAGCCGCGAACCCGCTCGTCGACACGGTCGACAAGCTCGTCCAGAAGCTCGACGCCGGGGCGGAGCTGCTGCAGACGAACATCGTCTTTGACGTCGAACGCTTCGCGGCGTGGTTCGCGGGCGTCGTCGCCGCGGGGGTCGCCGATCGGGCGCCCGTCCTCGTCGGCGTCACCCCGCCGCGCGGCACGGCAATGCTCGAGCGCCTCGACCGCATCCCCGGCGTGGAGGTCGACGCCGCGACCTTCTCGGCCCTCGCGGGCCTCGAGGGCGCCGAGGCGCGCGCCGCGGGGATCGCGGTCGCGGCGCGCGTCATCGAGGAGCTGCGCGGCGTGCCGGGGGTGGGCGGGGTCCACCTGATGGCACCCGGCTGGGAGGAAGAGGCCGTTCCCGCGCTCGTCGCCAGTGCCCGCCTCGGCGGGCCCGGCGCGAGCCGGGAGGGGGGACCGGGGGCGCTCGCCGCCGCCGCCGGCCCGGTAGATTACAGCGGCGGGGAGGCGCTGCGGGCTGCGGGGGGTCCTTGACAACTCGTGGTACGACGTGTCTCATACGAACACAAAAAATGCGACGCCACCAGGATCTCCGCCTGCTCCTGCGGTAGTGGCGTCCATCGGGGGGAGCTGGCCGCCGGGGGGCGGCAGGGGGTTTCACATGCACATCCGACACGGGCGACTTGTCGCCGCCGCGGCACTGGCCCTCGGGGTCGTCGCCTTCGGGCCGATCAGCTCCGCGACGGCCTCGTCATCGCACCACGCGGCCGCGGTCGCCGCCGTGCACCACGGCGGGTCGCTCGTCGACCTCGTGAACGGCGGCGAGTGGCCGGGCCTCGACCCGGCGACGAACACCCAGGACACCGCGGACGCGACGGAGAACAACGCGATCTTCGGACAGCTCTTTGAGGTCGGCCCGAACGGCACGATCGTCCCGAGCATGGCGAGCGGCTACCACCTCGCCGACCACAACCTGAAGGTGCTGATCTCCATCCGCCCCGGCCAGAAGTTCCAGGACGGGACGCCCTTCAACGCGCAGGCGGTCGCGCAGAGCATCCAGCGCGACCTGCTGCCGGCGAACGCCTGCCTTTGCCTCCCGAACTTCAAGGCGGTGACCTCGATCGCCGCCCAGGGGAAGTACACGGTGGTCCTCACCCTCTCGTCGCCCTTCTCGCCGATCATCCCGGCGTTCGTGAACGAGGCACCGAACTGGGTCACCTCGCCGACGGCGCTCGCGCGGATGGGTGAGGCGGCCTACGCCCAGCACCCTGTCGGTGCGGGGCCCTTCGAGGTGGTGAGCAACTCGGCGAGCTCGCAGCTCGTGCTGAAGCGCTACCCCGGGTACTGGCAGAAGGGCCGGCCCTACCTGAACTCGCTGACCTTCACCTCGACGGGGAACGACCAGACGGACCTCTCCTCGATCCAGGCGGGTCAGGCGCAGTACTCGATCGTGACGACGATCCCGATCTTCCAGCAGGCCAAGAGCACGGCGGGCCTCACCACCTACCGGCTGCCGGCGATCCTCATCCAGTTCGTCGCGCTGAACAACAACCTGCCGCCCTTCAACAACCCGACGGCGCGCCTCGCGCTCGCCTACGCGACGAACCCGAAGTCCCTCGTCGCCAACCTCTACGGCCACATCTACACGCCGGTCCAGGGCTACACCGGCCCCGGCCAGCTCTTCTACCAGCCGAAGGTCTCGGACTACCCGGCCTACAACCTCACCAAGGCCAAGGCCCTCGTCCAGCAGCTGGGCGGCCTCACGATCACCCTCGACACGACGACGAACACCCAGTTCTGGATCACCGAGGCCGAGGCGCTGCAGTCGATGTGGGGACAGGCCGGCATCAAAGTGAACGTGAAGATCGACAGCCTGCAGAACCTGCTCGGTCTCATCGCCTCGCGCAATTGGCAGGCGATCAGCTCGAACTGGGGCAACAGCATCGACCCGGCGATCGACCTGCCGATCTACTTCGCCTCCTACGGCAACTTCTCGGGGATCAAGGACCCGACCCTCGACGGGCTGATGAACCAGGGGGCGGCCTTCGCCTCGGCGCCGACGCGCGCCCGCGTCTATGCGAAGGTCAACCAGCAGATGAACAAGACGGCCGAGGCGATCTTCGAGTACGCGAAGCCGGTGCTCATCGTCACCCGCTCGAACGTCCAGGGCGTCGCCAACGGCACCCCGGTCGTCGACTGGGAGAACGTCTGGATGAAGTAGCGCCGCGACAGGACGTCGCGTAGGGGAAGGGGCCCGCTGCGGCGGGCCCCTTCCCGCGCCACGCCACGGATCAGACGGCGGCGTGCTCGAGGGGGAAGTGGCAGGCGACCTCGTGGCCCGGGGCGAGCGTGCGCAGCTCGGGCACCTCGGCGGCGCAGCGCTCCTCGGCGCGCGGGCAGCGGGTGCGGAAGCGGCAGCCGCTCGGCGGGTCGAGCGGCGAGGGCGGCTCGCCCCCGAGGTTCTCCGACGGGCGGCGGCGGCCGACCTTCGGGTCCGGGCTCGGGATCGAGTCGAGCAGGCCGCGGGTGTAGTGGTGCAGCGGCTGGCGGTAGATCTCCTCCGCGGGGCCGACCTCGCAGAGGCGGCCGAGGTACATCACCGCGACCCGGTCGCTCACCTGCTTCACGAGCGCGAGGTCGTGCGCGATGAACAGGTAGGCGAGGCGCAGCTCGGCGCGCAGCTGCTCGAAGAGGTTGAGGATCTGCGCCTGGATGAGCACGTCGAGCGAGCTGACCGCCTCGTCGCAGATGATCAGCGCCGGCGAGAGCGCGAGGGCGCGGGCGATCGCCACCCGCTGGCACTG
This window of the Acidimicrobiales bacterium genome carries:
- the purU gene encoding formyltetrahydrofolate deformylase, producing the protein MSSRERHLVLTITCTDRTGLIYEIAGEFSTRGWNIDDSQQFADPLTHTFFMRVEASRVAADGEVEALEQALRARAAAGSMIVGLYDAEARQRLLILVSRIGHCLNDLLFRQATGQLHADVAAVVSNHPDLGPVARANGVAFHHLPVGPDNRAEQEAEILALVDKLQVDLVVLARYMQILSPSLVEALAGRAINIHHSFLPSFKGANPYRQAFERGVKVIGATAHFVTSDLDEGPIIEQEVTRVDHRMSPARLAALGQANESAALARAVTWQLEHRVFLNGNRAVVFR
- a CDS encoding ABC transporter substrate-binding protein; the encoded protein is MHIRHGRLVAAAALALGVVAFGPISSATASSSHHAAAVAAVHHGGSLVDLVNGGEWPGLDPATNTQDTADATENNAIFGQLFEVGPNGTIVPSMASGYHLADHNLKVLISIRPGQKFQDGTPFNAQAVAQSIQRDLLPANACLCLPNFKAVTSIAAQGKYTVVLTLSSPFSPIIPAFVNEAPNWVTSPTALARMGEAAYAQHPVGAGPFEVVSNSASSQLVLKRYPGYWQKGRPYLNSLTFTSTGNDQTDLSSIQAGQAQYSIVTTIPIFQQAKSTAGLTTYRLPAILIQFVALNNNLPPFNNPTARLALAYATNPKSLVANLYGHIYTPVQGYTGPGQLFYQPKVSDYPAYNLTKAKALVQQLGGLTITLDTTTNTQFWITEAEALQSMWGQAGIKVNVKIDSLQNLLGLIASRNWQAISSNWGNSIDPAIDLPIYFASYGNFSGIKDPTLDGLMNQGAAFASAPTRARVYAKVNQQMNKTAEAIFEYAKPVLIVTRSNVQGVANGTPVVDWENVWMK
- a CDS encoding ABC transporter ATP-binding protein — encoded protein: MTALDEPPPAAPGAPLLEARHVVQEFVVRDHGGVRGGVVQAVSDVSFEVREGETLGIVGETGSGKSTLARSILQSPRPKSGEVRFRGVELTKLRKGELLDARRHVQMVFQDPFGSLDPKWKAARIVEEPLLAYGVGAAERGRRVRELLDLVGLDPSLYADRRPRQLSGGQCQRVAIARALALSPALIICDEAVSSLDVLIQAQILNLFEQLRAELRLAYLFIAHDLALVKQVSDRVAVMYLGRLCEVGPAEEIYRQPLHHYTRGLLDSIPSPDPKVGRRRPSENLGGEPPSPLDPPSGCRFRTRCPRAEERCAAEVPELRTLAPGHEVACHFPLEHAAV
- a CDS encoding methylenetetrahydrofolate reductase yields the protein MSAAVVGARPVRGRLATAVAEGRFAVTAELTPPKGADTAALRRAAALLAPHVHAVNLTDNAGAVVRLASWAAAVAVAEEGVEPVVQLQCRDRNRLALQSDLLGAAALGIPNVLLLTGDHQSAGDEPGAAGVFDLDALTLIETAARLRDEGRLGSGAALSSPPRWLIGAVENPAAPPLAFRPERAARKVAAGAQFLQTQFVFDVPLFAEFLGRLGDLGALERCAVLAGVGPVRSRRMLERLRHGIPGVVVPPSFAARFDGVPDARFAEAGIAYCAETVAALRSLPGIGGIHLMAFSWEEAIVEVLERVGLAAREPEAVAQ
- a CDS encoding class I SAM-dependent methyltransferase, yielding MNIDLRLDGAARRGVGEGIEAAAAALRAVESGALDPTRARVVGDWVQYKQNFREPVMARPVLGHKEEELELAFDLRRADASLLDGQIAAALAIDDSEAAWLEDFGPVSRSVLWRFNALYWGELALWEEASGRAYAQTLPGGESAATKSEAARAVVLELFRVFDALAERRALPEHLTVLEIGVGNGEQARVWLEEFRRADAEHGREYYRRLQYLMADYSTHVLDLARQTVAEHRDKVSTLALDAAHPRETLRFLDGEVFFVYISNVYDNLPTDELACLDGELHQVEVRAHLPGADVRALAETLGMEPHWVEGLVARLVTLGPRLLSQTMPSVFADAAAATTFWREVWSRLRLAERYRPLGPLDRYLLCEELTGELIEPLTAGQGDVRFHASNGAVSSFLDTLPLLNPYGFLTCHDLFVTDLAQYRSAFRGPGKYDGSVVNWVNGPVLSAAASRRGYHVTFEPFAHGSRSPIVTAVARARD
- a CDS encoding methylenetetrahydrofolate reductase: MSAESPLLAAARGPGLAVTAELGPPRDPDPEPLRRAARALSGLVDAVNVTDNQAATVKCSALASSAFLLAEGVAPILQMTTRDRNVLALQGDLLGAHALGVRAVLALSGDPLSVGPYGELTRAVSDFDSLGLIALIAAMNKGRLYAGEELTTPTAFTVAAAANPLVDTVDKLVQKLDAGAELLQTNIVFDVERFAAWFAGVVAAGVADRAPVLVGVTPPRGTAMLERLDRIPGVEVDAATFSALAGLEGAEARAAGIAVAARVIEELRGVPGVGGVHLMAPGWEEEAVPALVASARLGGPGASREGGPGALAAAAGPVDYSGGEALRAAGGP